A genomic stretch from Legionella adelaidensis includes:
- a CDS encoding chloride channel protein, translating into MTPKKTTFSFWAYYLSIPILGVIVGLIGIVLTYVLHAVQHLAYGYSIHQMISNETFLQGVLNASPLRRLCVLALCGIIASLGWWLLARFASPIVSVAEAVKTRTMPVITTIVHAFLQIITIALGSPLGREAAPREMGALAAIQWEKKIGLSNKQTKILLACAAGGGLAAVYNVPLSGATYVLEVLLLTLSWEAVIPALVISTIAVVVSWIGLGNKPLYYFSTYHINYSLIIWSILTGPFFGAVAYFFIKATTEARKNAPQDKRLLIYPILNFLCIGFLAILFPALLGNGKSPVQLEFDDELTLTLSLILFVLRMIITWSSLRSGSKGGLLTPCLANGALMGVVLGGLWNFLSESNSLNAYALIGSTAFLAAAQKMPITAILLIFELTHIKFSFLVPLLFAVTGSATSFYFLNFYFEKKKKK; encoded by the coding sequence TTTGGGCTTACTATTTGTCTATACCCATCCTTGGTGTAATTGTAGGACTTATCGGTATTGTACTTACCTATGTACTTCATGCCGTCCAACATCTTGCTTATGGTTATAGCATTCACCAAATGATTAGCAATGAAACGTTCTTGCAGGGCGTGTTAAACGCCTCGCCATTAAGAAGGCTTTGTGTCCTGGCCCTTTGTGGGATTATTGCCAGCCTCGGCTGGTGGCTACTTGCACGTTTTGCAAGTCCTATCGTAAGTGTCGCTGAGGCCGTTAAAACCAGAACCATGCCGGTTATTACTACCATAGTCCACGCTTTTTTACAGATAATTACTATTGCTTTAGGCTCGCCACTGGGACGAGAGGCTGCCCCGCGAGAAATGGGCGCTCTGGCAGCTATTCAATGGGAAAAAAAAATAGGGTTGAGCAATAAACAAACTAAAATTTTACTAGCCTGTGCAGCAGGTGGGGGTTTAGCAGCTGTTTATAATGTTCCACTATCAGGGGCAACCTATGTCCTCGAAGTCTTATTACTGACCCTCAGTTGGGAAGCAGTAATTCCTGCTTTGGTAATTTCCACCATAGCCGTAGTCGTCTCGTGGATAGGATTAGGGAATAAACCACTCTACTACTTCTCTACCTATCACATTAACTATTCATTAATAATATGGTCCATCCTCACCGGCCCTTTTTTCGGCGCAGTGGCTTATTTTTTTATAAAAGCGACAACTGAAGCAAGAAAAAATGCCCCACAAGACAAAAGATTGCTCATCTACCCTATTCTTAATTTTCTATGCATAGGATTTCTCGCCATACTATTTCCCGCCCTTCTCGGCAATGGCAAAAGCCCTGTTCAATTAGAATTCGACGACGAATTAACTCTTACTCTTAGCCTCATTTTATTTGTTTTACGCATGATAATAACCTGGAGTAGCTTACGCTCGGGAAGTAAAGGCGGCCTGCTCACCCCCTGTCTTGCCAATGGTGCTTTAATGGGTGTGGTATTAGGAGGTCTCTGGAATTTTCTCAGTGAAAGCAATAGCCTCAATGCTTACGCCTTAATAGGCTCTACGGCATTCCTGGCTGCCGCGCAAAAAATGCCTATAACCGCCATCTTATTAATTTTCGAATTGACCCATATTAAATTTAGCTTTCTAGTACCGCTGTTATTTGCTGTTACAGGCTCTGCAACAAGCTTCTATTTTTTGAATTTCTATTTTGAAAAAAAGAAGAAAAAATAA